The nucleotide window CCTTGTTGAAGAGATTCACGTCCGGGACATTCGCCCAGCCGTAGCGGACGGCGGCAGGTGCCTCCACGCCATCGGCATGCACCACCACCTTGTCGCCTTTGATCTCCGCGATGGCGGGGACGAAGTTCTTGTCCGCTCCGGCGATGGTGAAGCCCTTGAGCGCGCCATCCTTCGCTTCAAGGCCCTTGCCCACGTGATCGAAGGCAAGCCAGGCCTCCTTGCCCTGCACCTTCATCTCACGATAGGCGGGACCGGAGTAGGCCACCTTCTGTCCATAGGCGAGGGCCTTCGCTGCCAGCGCAAGACGGGTGCCGACGGGCCCCTTGTTCTGCGGATGGATGTCCCCGGCATCGCCCACATCCGTGGTCACGACCATCGCGGTGTCCGGGACGGACTTCCAGGAAAGAAACTGCGCTTCCCGTAGTTCCGGCGTCATATCCTTGTAAGGGGCGATCTGGACGAAAAGAAACGGGAGCTTGGGATTGTTCCAGCGCGCGCGCCAGTCCTCGATCAAGGCCGGGAAGATCGTGCGGTATTGCTTCGCGCGGCCGTTGTTGGCTTCACCCTGGTACCAGATCACGCCCTTGATCGGCACCTGGAGCAACGGCGAGATCATCGCGTTGTAGAGCGCGGTCGGGGTGTTCTGGTTGTATTTGAATCCGGGCTGCGCGATCTGCTTCAGCGGCTCCTGGAAGTCAGGAAGCGTCTGGAGCTTCTCCGGACTGGTCCAGGCCTCCGCGACGGTGCCGCCCCAGGCGGAGAAAATCAGCCCCACCGGCACCTGGATGGCGGGCTGGAGGTCACGGGCGAAGAAGTAGCCGACAGCCGAGAAATCCGGTGCCGTCTCCGGCGAGCACACGGTCCAGCGACCACGTGGCTCCTCCACCGGCTTCAGCGAGTTCGCGAGCGGCACGTAATACTGGCGGATCAACGGATACTTCGCACCGGCGGCTTCCTGCTGCCAGTTGAGGATCTCCTTCTGGCCGCCGCGTGGTCCGAGCTGGCGCTCCATGTTCGATTGGCCGCTGGCCACCCACACATCGCCGATGAGGATGTTCTCCGCCTCGATCTTGTTGTCCGGGCCGGTAATGGTCATCGTGCGCGGCTGGGTGCTGGCGTCCATCGGCTTCAGTGTGACCTTCCAATGGCCGTCCTTGGTGGTGGTGGTCGCCTTCTGTCCTGCGAATTCCACGG belongs to Luteolibacter ambystomatis and includes:
- a CDS encoding GDSL-type esterase/lipase family protein yields the protein MAPYCKPILAGLMWSASTFAAFAVTGPLNPKDYKAPVRVACVGDSITQGSGADRGMSYPDQLQELLGDRWAVKNFGVSGRTLLKKGDHPYWKEGAFKNAQTYNPDVVVIMLGTNDTKPQNWSHKDEYKTDYTEMVKTFRDLPSKPRIFICRPCPVPEPGNYGINEAGVKEEIVILDSLAKEMDLGVIDIHAALEKNPELLPDRVHPNTKGAGVMAATVYTSLTGSKAHDPALLMKPNSYFRSGAVLQRGAAIPVWGTAPEGKAITVEFAGQKATTTTKDGHWKVTLKPMDASTQPRTMTITGPDNKIEAENILIGDVWVASGQSNMERQLGPRGGQKEILNWQQEAAGAKYPLIRQYYVPLANSLKPVEEPRGRWTVCSPETAPDFSAVGYFFARDLQPAIQVPVGLIFSAWGGTVAEAWTSPEKLQTLPDFQEPLKQIAQPGFKYNQNTPTALYNAMISPLLQVPIKGVIWYQGEANNGRAKQYRTIFPALIEDWRARWNNPKLPFLFVQIAPYKDMTPELREAQFLSWKSVPDTAMVVTTDVGDAGDIHPQNKGPVGTRLALAAKALAYGQKVAYSGPAYREMKVQGKEAWLAFDHVGKGLEAKDGALKGFTIAGADKNFVPAIAEIKGDKVVVHADGVEAPAAVRYGWANVPDVNLFNKDGLPASPFRTDVEP